The sequence TGCTTCGGTGCGTTCGCGCTCCTCCAGTTCCAGGCGCAGGCGTTCGCGCTGGGTTTCCTTTTCCTTGAGCGCGCTCTGCTTGCCGCTCAGCGTGCGCAGCACCTCGGAGCTGTCGAAGGCGGCGGCGACCTCGCCCTTCTTGACCGGCGTGCCATCGGGAGCGAGCTGGGTCAGTGTCAGTTGCCACAGATCGTCGATTTCGGGAGGCGAGATCGAAGCGCTCTCGCGCGCGGCGATCTCGCCATCGAAGCTCAGTTCCGCGGCCGCCAGCGACATCGCCGACAGCAGCAGGATCAGGCACGAGAGTCGTTTCATCGGCGCTCTCCGGTGGCGGCAACCGCGCTCGTCGCGATCGGTTCGACGCGCACGCTGGAGGCCGGCAGCAGCTCAAGCCCGGCCGAATCCGCGAGTGGAATGGTGACGGTGAAATAACGCCCCGCGCCCATCTCGGCCTTGGCCGCAGGCGCGCCCGAGATCGACTCGATGGCTGCTTCCAGCTTCAGGTCGGGGCGCGCGTCGAAGCGCAGCCGCACTCGCTGGCCGACACTGAGGGCGCTGCGGTCGGCTTCCAGCGCATAGGCGCGCACGGTCATCGGTCCGCGATCGACGATGTCGCCGATCTTCATCCCCGGCCAGGCCGAGGAGCCCTCGTCGAGACGGTCGCCGCGCCACGGGTTGAAGCCGTGCACGACGATGCCATCGACCTCGGCCTTCACTTCCGCCAGCGCCACCTGCGCCTGGTGATAGAGCAGGTCCTGGCGCAACTTGTCGATCTCCAGGCGCGCGTCCTCGCGGCGACGCTTGACCGCGGCGATGGCTGCGTCGCGCTCCTTGCGACGCAATTCCAAGTCACGACCGGTGCGCACCAGCTCGCCCTGGTAGCGGTCGTAGTCGAGCGCGGACAAGTGCTGCTTCGGGATCGCAGCATCGACCTTGGCCTTGCGGTTCAATGCGTCGGCATCGACGAAGGCGCGTTCGGCATCGATCGCA comes from Lysobacterales bacterium and encodes:
- a CDS encoding HlyD family efflux transporter periplasmic adaptor subunit, whose protein sequence is MKFGPTFALLLTCASLVSAANPRVILSGEVVALNAQPVYCPPSNSSPVVLRYYVREGTPVKRGDVVVRIDAGGSAAQIQTLTGQIDQTEARVAQEVATLDVTAIDAERAFVDADALNRKAKVDAAIPKQHLSALDYDRYQGELVRTGRDLELRRKERDAAIAAVKRRREDARLEIDKLRQDLLYHQAQVALAEVKAEVDGIVVHGFNPWRGDRLDEGSSAWPGMKIGDIVDRGPMTVRAYALEADRSALSVGQRVRLRFDARPDLKLEAAIESISGAPAAKAEMGAGRYFTVTIPLADSAGLELLPASSVRVEPIATSAVAATGERR